A section of the Brevundimonas sp. AJA228-03 genome encodes:
- a CDS encoding ABC transporter permease: MFALYVARRYMLSNPSQTLLLIAGVAVGVTVFVFITALIAGLAVRLTEQVTGNGAHISLLPPTRVARVLAGPDLPVESVALVSTFQRKQIRNWPMIVELLRANPSVSAISAQISGSAVLVKSEAVTSVSIIGVEPQGIDAISEITPKIIQGDGALGADGLLVGVRMAEDLGLSAGQSVLLRTDRGVERQLTVKGVFRTGLQSFDERVGFLSLQTARPLFVLPEGVTNIEIKLKDPEDARAMARFLADATGLRATPWQEKNLNLEDALVAQGRTGTMIQLFSLVSIIIGISSALVLSAYRRRSEIGIMRAFGVPGGFILWVFLLQGLLIGLIGALIGCASGYGLCVLLEGITNAEGLPILPIAPDQGGYVAALVLTTLGAAIASILPARSASKVDPLEAIQQ; encoded by the coding sequence GTGTTCGCCCTTTACGTCGCGCGGCGCTACATGCTGTCGAATCCCTCGCAAACCCTGCTGTTGATCGCGGGGGTCGCCGTGGGCGTGACGGTCTTCGTCTTCATCACGGCCCTGATTGCCGGCCTCGCCGTCCGTCTGACCGAGCAGGTGACGGGAAACGGGGCCCACATCAGCCTGCTGCCGCCGACGCGTGTGGCGCGGGTCCTGGCCGGGCCGGACCTGCCGGTGGAATCCGTTGCCCTGGTCTCCACCTTCCAGCGCAAGCAGATCCGCAACTGGCCGATGATCGTCGAGCTGTTGCGCGCCAATCCATCGGTTTCCGCCATCAGCGCACAGATTTCCGGAAGCGCCGTCCTGGTGAAGAGCGAGGCTGTGACCTCGGTCTCGATCATTGGGGTCGAGCCACAGGGAATCGATGCCATTTCGGAAATCACCCCGAAAATCATCCAGGGCGACGGTGCTCTTGGTGCGGACGGCCTGTTGGTCGGTGTGCGGATGGCCGAGGACCTGGGGCTGAGTGCGGGCCAGTCGGTCCTGCTGCGCACCGACCGGGGGGTGGAGCGGCAACTGACCGTCAAGGGCGTGTTCCGCACCGGCCTGCAGAGTTTCGACGAACGCGTCGGCTTTCTCTCCCTGCAGACGGCCCGTCCGCTGTTCGTCCTGCCGGAAGGGGTGACGAACATCGAGATCAAGCTGAAGGACCCCGAAGATGCGCGCGCCATGGCGCGCTTTCTGGCCGATGCCACCGGCCTGCGCGCCACGCCCTGGCAGGAGAAGAACCTCAATCTGGAAGATGCCCTGGTCGCCCAGGGACGGACCGGCACGATGATCCAGCTGTTTTCGCTGGTCTCCATCATCATCGGCATCTCCAGCGCCCTGGTTCTGTCCGCCTACCGGCGACGCAGCGAGATCGGGATCATGCGCGCCTTCGGTGTGCCAGGTGGCTTTATCCTTTGGGTCTTCCTGCTGCAGGGCTTGTTGATCGGCTTGATCGGCGCCCTGATCGGCTGCGCCAGCGGCTATGGTCTGTGCGTGTTGCTGGAGGGGATCACCAACGCCGAAGGCCTACCGATCCTGCCGATCGCGCCAGATCAGGGCGGCTATGTCGCTGCCCTGGTCCTGACCACGCTGGGCGCGGCGATCGCCTCGATCCTGCCAGCGCGCTCTGCCTCAAAGGTCGATCCGCTTGAGGCGATCCAGCAATGA
- a CDS encoding efflux RND transporter periplasmic adaptor subunit, whose translation MQAPSRPILVLAAVALTICVVAGVIIWRRPAEVAVLEIRPQTVEQALSVVGRARPTELIQVASPNPGQVVRLFHDEGGRVAAGDPLAVILAAVEQAQTAVDVARSLAARAQATEARLSYQRTRTLHARGFASTAALDAARASLDTAEANATAASASVRASAERAREFTIRAPMAGVLLVRPIDNGQVVLAGQTLFELGSATGVEIRVEVEEAYADAIRPGQAARAALSGSPGIFAARVTEVSPRIDSGTGGRTVRLSPADAGGLAAGRSVDVTIVVAQLPGAIVVPRRAVVDATAAPKVYVVDADGIVRARAITVARWPSVNAIVESGLAAGDRVVLEPATTRPGARVRPVAQTSGG comes from the coding sequence ATGCAAGCCCCTTCCAGACCCATCCTTGTCCTTGCCGCAGTCGCCCTGACCATCTGTGTGGTGGCGGGGGTCATCATCTGGCGACGGCCTGCCGAGGTCGCGGTTCTGGAAATCCGGCCGCAGACGGTCGAGCAGGCCCTGTCGGTGGTCGGCCGCGCCCGTCCAACCGAGCTGATCCAGGTCGCCTCGCCCAATCCTGGCCAGGTGGTTCGTCTGTTTCACGACGAGGGGGGCCGGGTCGCGGCCGGAGACCCGTTGGCGGTTATCCTTGCCGCGGTAGAACAGGCCCAGACCGCCGTCGATGTCGCGCGGTCCCTTGCCGCGCGGGCCCAGGCGACCGAGGCGAGGTTGAGCTACCAGAGGACGCGAACCCTGCATGCGCGGGGTTTTGCCTCAACCGCGGCGCTGGATGCCGCGCGCGCCTCTCTCGATACGGCAGAGGCCAATGCGACGGCCGCCTCGGCCTCTGTGCGGGCCTCGGCCGAGCGTGCGCGGGAATTCACCATCCGCGCACCGATGGCCGGGGTGTTGCTGGTTCGGCCGATCGACAATGGACAGGTGGTCCTGGCCGGCCAAACCCTGTTCGAGTTGGGGTCGGCGACCGGCGTCGAGATCCGTGTCGAGGTCGAGGAAGCCTACGCCGATGCCATCCGCCCCGGTCAGGCGGCCCGCGCCGCCCTGTCCGGCTCGCCGGGGATTTTTGCGGCCCGGGTGACCGAGGTCTCGCCCCGGATCGATTCCGGCACCGGCGGGCGCACGGTCCGGCTGTCGCCAGCCGACGCCGGGGGCCTGGCAGCAGGTCGCTCGGTCGATGTGACCATCGTCGTTGCCCAGCTGCCAGGGGCGATTGTCGTGCCGCGCCGCGCCGTGGTCGATGCCACCGCGGCCCCCAAGGTCTATGTGGTGGACGCCGACGGCATCGTCCGCGCCCGGGCCATCACCGTGGCACGCTGGCCCTCGGTCAACGCCATTGTCGAAAGCGGGCTGGCCGCAGGCGACAGGGTCGTGCTGGAGCCCGCCACGACCCGCCCCGGGGCTCGCGTTCGCCCCGTGGCGCAGACCTCGGGCGGCTAG
- a CDS encoding cytochrome b/b6 domain-containing protein produces the protein MTSTTPQTIRTIKTWDWGVRLFHWLLVAAIAVAFLSSEEGSALSPWHVPAGWVAAILIAFRLLWGFVGGEHARFVNLIRPSRIAGHVRGLFAGRVHASLGHNPLGGIAVIVLLSLVAVTTFTGITGGEDGHEAIAYMLLAMIALHVVAVVAMSFLTRDNLIGAMITGRKKATHFPNARDAAPPARVAVPLAVLVVAGSAYAATRIDPQAFTPGAHAEADEGGEAEDVDED, from the coding sequence ATGACCAGCACGACCCCACAGACGATCAGGACCATCAAGACCTGGGACTGGGGCGTCCGCCTGTTCCACTGGCTCCTCGTGGCCGCGATCGCGGTCGCCTTTCTGTCGTCCGAGGAGGGCAGCGCCCTGTCGCCGTGGCATGTCCCTGCGGGCTGGGTGGCGGCCATCCTGATCGCCTTCCGCCTGCTTTGGGGTTTCGTGGGGGGCGAGCATGCCCGCTTCGTCAACCTGATCCGTCCGTCGCGCATCGCGGGCCATGTGAGGGGTCTGTTCGCGGGGCGCGTCCATGCCTCGCTGGGCCACAATCCGCTCGGCGGCATCGCGGTGATTGTGCTTCTGTCCCTCGTCGCCGTGACGACCTTCACCGGGATCACGGGCGGAGAGGATGGGCACGAAGCCATAGCCTACATGCTGCTCGCGATGATCGCCCTGCACGTGGTCGCGGTCGTGGCGATGTCATTCCTGACCCGCGACAATCTGATCGGGGCCATGATCACCGGCCGCAAGAAGGCGACGCATTTCCCGAACGCCCGGGATGCGGCTCCGCCGGCACGCGTGGCCGTTCCCCTCGCCGTCCTGGTCGTGGCGGGATCCGCCTATGCCGCGACCCGCATCGACCCGCAGGCCTTCACACCCGGTGCCCACGCCGAAGCCGACGAAGGGGGTGAGGCCGAAGACGTCGATGAGGACTGA
- a CDS encoding acetyl-CoA hydrolase/transferase family protein: protein MGHKAKIMPAEDAALLIAPDTTVGLSGFTASGYPTAVPLALAARIEAEHAAGRPFKLRIWTGASTGPELDGALARADGIEFRLPYNSDPTCRDRINRGQMEYFDMHLSQVAPAAWQGILGPLDTAIIQVTGIREDGALIPASSVGNNKTWLDRASQVILEVNRWQSPDLLGMHDIYYGAALPPNRVPIPLIHPGDRIGEPCFHCDPEKIVAIVETDRPDRNAGFATPGADDLAIAGHLLAFLEHEVKRGRLPPSLLPIQSGVGNTANAVLTGLIDAPFDDLTAYTEVIQDGMMALLDSGKLRMASSTALSLSPDLSESVNRRMGEYRDRIILRSQEISNHPELIRRLGVIAMNGMIEADIYGNVNSTHVMGSRIQNGIGGSGDFARNAYISIFMSASTAKGGAISTIVPCVSHVDHINQDVQVIVTEQGLADLRGLSPKQRAKVVIETCAHPDYRPMLADYHARALKGSWGLQTPMLLDEALSWHTRFVRSGSMRPG, encoded by the coding sequence ATGGGCCACAAGGCCAAAATCATGCCCGCAGAGGACGCCGCCCTCCTGATCGCGCCGGACACGACTGTGGGGCTGAGCGGCTTCACGGCCTCGGGCTATCCGACCGCCGTGCCCCTGGCCCTGGCCGCCCGGATCGAGGCCGAGCATGCGGCGGGCCGACCGTTCAAGCTGCGCATCTGGACCGGCGCCTCGACCGGGCCCGAACTGGACGGCGCCCTGGCCAGGGCGGACGGGATCGAGTTCCGGCTGCCCTACAACTCCGACCCCACCTGTCGCGACAGGATCAATCGCGGCCAGATGGAGTATTTCGACATGCACCTCAGCCAGGTCGCGCCGGCCGCCTGGCAGGGCATCCTGGGACCGCTTGACACTGCGATCATCCAGGTCACCGGCATTCGCGAGGACGGCGCACTGATCCCGGCGTCATCGGTCGGCAACAACAAGACCTGGCTGGACCGGGCCAGCCAGGTGATCCTGGAGGTCAACCGCTGGCAGAGCCCCGACCTGCTGGGCATGCACGATATCTACTATGGCGCGGCCCTGCCGCCGAACCGGGTGCCGATCCCGCTGATCCATCCGGGCGACCGGATCGGCGAGCCCTGCTTCCACTGCGACCCTGAAAAGATCGTGGCCATCGTCGAGACCGACCGGCCGGATCGCAATGCCGGCTTTGCGACGCCCGGCGCTGACGATCTGGCGATTGCCGGACACCTGCTGGCGTTCCTCGAACACGAGGTGAAGAGGGGCCGGCTGCCGCCTTCGCTGCTGCCGATCCAGTCCGGCGTGGGCAACACAGCCAATGCCGTGCTGACGGGCCTGATCGACGCGCCGTTCGACGACCTGACCGCCTATACGGAGGTGATCCAGGACGGGATGATGGCCCTGCTGGACAGCGGCAAGCTGAGGATGGCGTCCTCGACCGCACTCAGCCTCAGCCCTGACCTCAGCGAGAGCGTCAACCGACGGATGGGCGAATACCGCGACCGGATCATCCTGCGCTCGCAGGAGATCAGCAATCACCCGGAGTTGATCCGACGTCTGGGCGTCATCGCCATGAACGGCATGATCGAGGCCGACATCTACGGCAATGTGAACTCGACCCACGTCATGGGTTCACGCATCCAGAACGGGATCGGCGGCTCCGGGGACTTTGCGCGGAACGCCTATATCTCGATCTTCATGAGCGCCTCGACGGCCAAAGGCGGCGCGATCTCGACCATCGTGCCCTGCGTCTCTCACGTCGATCACATCAACCAGGACGTCCAGGTCATCGTCACCGAGCAAGGGCTCGCCGACCTGCGTGGCTTGTCGCCCAAGCAGCGGGCGAAGGTGGTGATCGAAACCTGCGCCCACCCCGATTACCGACCGATGCTGGCGGACTACCACGCGCGCGCGCTCAAGGGGTCCTGGGGACTCCAGACGCCCATGCTCCTCGACGAGGCCCTGTCCTGGCATACCCGGTTCGTGCGCTCGGGCTCCATGCGGCCCGGCTGA
- a CDS encoding DUF6544 family protein, whose protein sequence is MTAAMEWGQEPDDGRRTLPAAVIALADRLGARANSGATVALSQTGRIRTSADARWQSFKAVQSISLTHCAFDWRARSGPLGIIRIQDALIDGVGRLDVRALGLVRLARVAPSDALTRGELIRYLAEIALAPDALLRNPAIRWRDEGGGRLIAAAGSGATSAEVVLTLDGEGRIGEAFVPDRGALVDGVTVPKPWRGVFSDYRHHNGVWLPFYGEVSWGGPDGEWVYWQGDMKTWSRRG, encoded by the coding sequence ATGACGGCCGCCATGGAGTGGGGTCAGGAGCCCGATGACGGCCGTCGGACGTTGCCGGCGGCCGTGATCGCGCTGGCGGACCGACTGGGCGCGCGCGCGAACAGCGGCGCAACCGTCGCCCTGTCGCAGACAGGGCGAATTCGGACCTCCGCAGACGCGCGCTGGCAGTCCTTCAAGGCCGTACAGTCGATCAGCCTGACCCACTGTGCGTTCGACTGGAGAGCCCGGAGCGGGCCGCTCGGGATCATACGCATCCAGGACGCCCTGATCGACGGAGTCGGTCGGCTGGACGTGCGCGCCCTGGGGCTGGTCCGGCTGGCCCGGGTCGCACCCTCCGACGCGCTGACACGGGGCGAGTTGATCCGCTATCTGGCCGAGATCGCCCTGGCCCCCGACGCCCTCCTGCGGAATCCCGCCATCCGCTGGCGGGACGAAGGCGGTGGCCGGTTGATCGCCGCCGCGGGGTCCGGCGCGACATCCGCCGAAGTGGTCCTCACGCTCGATGGCGAGGGTCGGATCGGAGAGGCCTTTGTCCCGGATCGCGGGGCCCTCGTCGACGGCGTCACCGTGCCGAAACCCTGGCGTGGGGTCTTCTCGGACTATCGACATCACAACGGTGTCTGGCTGCCGTTCTACGGCGAGGTCTCCTGGGGAGGGCCTGACGGCGAATGGGTCTACTGGCAGGGCGACATGAAGACGTGGTCCCGACGTGGATAG
- a CDS encoding nitroreductase family protein, with product MGRRVVLVGGATVVAGGAGAAWLGVRGMGSMDDYDATVAQRRSVLSVQPELADLVRYATLAPNGHNAQPWIFRLGDGRIDILPDVARRTPVVDPDDHHLFVSLGGAAENLALAGAARGRRGEIAFDPGGPGGLAFSHDAGPPVGSVLFDVIPFRQSTRADYDGRPASAAELASLAAAARMPGVDVILITDRPRIDRLRDLVIEGNTAQLADLAFVRELKSWIRFNPRQALKTGDGLFSVASGNPPLPTWLGSAMFDATFKPKAENDKYARQIDTSAGVAVFVGAREDKDHWTRVGRSSQRFALQATALGLKCSHINQPVEVAALRPELAALVGVAGRRPDLVMRFGYGPTLPYAARRPARLVSA from the coding sequence ATGGGACGTCGCGTCGTCCTTGTCGGCGGCGCGACCGTGGTGGCAGGCGGGGCCGGCGCGGCCTGGCTCGGCGTGCGCGGCATGGGGTCGATGGATGACTACGACGCGACGGTCGCGCAGCGGCGTTCAGTCCTTTCCGTCCAGCCGGAACTCGCTGATCTTGTGCGCTACGCGACCCTGGCCCCCAATGGACACAACGCCCAGCCCTGGATCTTTCGTCTCGGGGACGGCCGGATCGATATCCTGCCGGACGTCGCCCGCCGGACGCCGGTCGTTGATCCGGACGACCACCACCTTTTCGTCAGTCTGGGCGGGGCCGCCGAGAACCTCGCGCTGGCGGGCGCGGCGCGGGGTCGACGGGGCGAGATCGCTTTCGATCCGGGCGGTCCGGGCGGACTCGCCTTCTCACATGACGCGGGTCCTCCGGTCGGGTCCGTTCTGTTCGACGTCATCCCTTTCAGACAATCGACCCGCGCCGACTATGACGGACGCCCGGCCAGCGCGGCCGAGCTGGCGTCGCTCGCCGCCGCTGCGCGGATGCCTGGCGTGGACGTCATCCTGATCACCGACCGACCGCGGATCGACCGCCTGCGGGATCTGGTGATCGAGGGAAACACGGCCCAACTGGCGGACCTCGCGTTTGTGCGCGAGCTCAAGTCCTGGATTCGTTTCAATCCGCGCCAGGCCCTGAAAACCGGCGACGGCCTGTTCAGCGTGGCGAGCGGCAATCCGCCCCTGCCGACCTGGCTGGGCTCGGCGATGTTCGACGCCACGTTCAAGCCGAAGGCCGAGAATGACAAATATGCTCGCCAGATCGACACCTCCGCCGGTGTCGCCGTCTTCGTCGGCGCGCGCGAGGACAAGGATCACTGGACCCGCGTCGGACGATCCAGCCAGCGGTTCGCGCTTCAGGCCACGGCACTGGGGTTGAAATGCTCCCACATCAACCAGCCGGTGGAGGTCGCGGCCCTGAGGCCGGAACTGGCGGCGCTGGTCGGCGTCGCGGGCCGCCGCCCGGACCTCGTCATGCGGTTCGGGTATGGCCCGACCCTGCCGTACGCCGCCCGTCGTCCAGCACGCCTGGTATCGGCATGA
- a CDS encoding universal stress protein has protein sequence MRFASLLVYVDEGPEATARVALACQIAGLSQAHVIGLAASMPDVPQVDPYAGGAMLGEMLGLFRDIAEADVGRARTLFWDAMFGYADHAEWRGEVGYPSDLVVQALRAADIAVLGRRDPVRSPTRSPDPADVLMAAGRAILVVPPRCPTGPIGTPAVVAWKDCREAQRAVSSALPILAASSIVHVVEVCGAEQTDEARIRADDVAVFLGRHGIVAKARIVEGDGRPRSDQIIALAGEYGAGLIVAGGYGHARLREWVMGGVTHGLLDRSPVCLLLSH, from the coding sequence ATGCGCTTCGCCAGCCTGCTGGTCTATGTGGACGAAGGTCCGGAGGCGACGGCGCGGGTCGCGCTGGCCTGCCAGATCGCAGGGCTTTCCCAGGCCCATGTGATCGGTCTGGCCGCCAGTATGCCCGACGTTCCGCAGGTCGATCCCTATGCGGGCGGGGCCATGCTGGGCGAGATGCTCGGCCTGTTCCGCGACATCGCCGAGGCGGACGTCGGTCGGGCCAGGACCCTGTTCTGGGATGCCATGTTCGGATATGCCGACCATGCGGAGTGGCGGGGCGAGGTGGGTTACCCCTCTGACCTGGTCGTGCAGGCGCTCAGGGCCGCCGACATTGCCGTCCTTGGCCGCCGCGATCCTGTCCGCTCGCCGACGCGCTCGCCCGACCCTGCGGACGTCCTGATGGCCGCCGGTCGTGCCATTCTCGTCGTGCCGCCCCGGTGTCCGACAGGTCCGATCGGCACCCCGGCCGTGGTCGCCTGGAAGGACTGTCGCGAAGCCCAGCGCGCGGTATCGTCGGCCCTGCCGATCCTGGCCGCATCGTCGATCGTTCATGTGGTTGAGGTCTGCGGGGCTGAGCAAACCGACGAAGCCCGTATTCGCGCCGACGATGTCGCGGTGTTTCTGGGCCGCCACGGCATTGTCGCCAAGGCCCGGATCGTGGAAGGCGACGGCAGGCCCCGTTCAGACCAGATCATCGCGCTCGCCGGAGAATATGGCGCCGGCCTGATCGTGGCGGGTGGATATGGCCACGCGCGGTTGCGGGAATGGGTAATGGGCGGGGTGACCCATGGCCTTCTGGACCGCTCGCCCGTCTGCCTGTTGCTGAGCCATTGA
- a CDS encoding cytochrome c, producing the protein MRIKDLKGLPWEVGSVRRLPMKHFVALAMLVGLTGCAVQPTAPLAQRAWVGTSLSNVAAQQRGATYARANCAGCHAVGTTGDSPLAAAPHFRDLGLRYPVENLAEAFAEGINTGHAEMPEFVLSTEENSDLVAYLKSIQPSGTE; encoded by the coding sequence ATGCGGATCAAAGATCTGAAAGGACTGCCGTGGGAGGTTGGCAGCGTCAGGAGGCTGCCCATGAAACACTTTGTCGCCCTCGCCATGCTTGTCGGACTGACGGGCTGCGCGGTTCAGCCGACCGCCCCCCTTGCCCAACGGGCATGGGTCGGCACCTCGCTTTCGAACGTCGCCGCGCAGCAGCGCGGGGCGACCTACGCCAGGGCGAACTGCGCCGGCTGCCACGCGGTCGGTACGACGGGCGACAGCCCTCTGGCCGCCGCCCCGCATTTCCGCGACCTTGGTCTGCGCTATCCTGTCGAGAACCTGGCCGAGGCCTTCGCCGAGGGCATCAATACTGGCCACGCAGAGATGCCCGAATTCGTCCTGTCGACGGAAGAAAACTCAGATCTTGTCGCCTATCTCAAAAGCATTCAGCCTTCCGGAACTGAATGA
- a CDS encoding helix-turn-helix domain-containing protein — translation MAVALKPAFAPRPPPQSGGVDRLESSDCDTCGARALSVCGAADDPDLQRLGDLAEVIRLKSGAALIREGEPAPHIFNITSGSLRVYKLLPDGRRQITGFLFAGDFLGLAIGETYVFSAEAMEASTVCRFRKGPFRVLVANSPPLEHMLLDRTSHELAAAQNQMLLLGRKTAIERMASFLLDLPGHDPTRPSAPGHVRLPMKRGEIADYLGLTIETVSRVLTRMKVKGLISIPSQNELIVERPERLRQHASGEL, via the coding sequence ATGGCCGTTGCCCTGAAGCCTGCGTTTGCGCCGCGACCGCCGCCTCAGTCGGGGGGTGTCGACCGACTGGAAAGCAGCGACTGCGACACCTGCGGTGCCCGGGCTCTGAGCGTCTGCGGGGCCGCAGACGATCCCGACCTTCAACGCCTCGGCGATCTGGCTGAAGTCATCAGGCTTAAATCCGGCGCTGCCCTGATACGCGAGGGCGAGCCCGCCCCCCACATCTTCAACATCACAAGCGGCTCGCTCCGGGTCTACAAGCTGCTTCCGGACGGGCGCAGGCAGATCACCGGATTCCTCTTCGCCGGAGATTTCCTCGGCCTGGCGATCGGTGAGACCTATGTCTTCTCGGCCGAGGCGATGGAGGCCTCAACCGTCTGTCGCTTCCGGAAGGGTCCGTTCCGCGTCCTGGTGGCGAACTCGCCACCGCTGGAACACATGCTGCTTGACCGCACCTCTCATGAACTGGCGGCTGCGCAGAACCAGATGTTGCTGCTGGGTCGAAAGACCGCGATCGAACGGATGGCGTCTTTTCTCCTCGACCTGCCGGGTCACGACCCCACCCGTCCAAGCGCGCCCGGCCATGTGCGGCTGCCCATGAAGCGTGGCGAGATCGCCGATTATCTGGGCCTGACGATAGAGACGGTCAGCCGCGTGCTGACGCGGATGAAGGTCAAGGGGCTGATCTCGATCCCGTCGCAGAATGAACTCATCGTCGAGCGACCGGAACGCCTGCGCCAGCACGCCTCGGGCGAGCTCTGA
- a CDS encoding sensor histidine kinase, with product MTTTSLAPPSDIALNLALSLISASVAPALLLDGALSIVAASQSFTDAFDVAPEDIPGAQLADLGGGEWNVPQLRSLLKATARGQASIRACEMDLKTSDGTRHLILDIQRLDHRNGDGVRLLLSIQDVTEARAKARQTDELIQEKAMLVQEVQHRTANSLQIIASVLLQGMRQVGEGGSCAHHHGCAHLRDAHHRIMSVAAVQHQLARSELGDVELRGYLTDLCRSIGDSMIRDDTRISVNVTVDDSIGTSGTSVSLGLIVTELVINALKHAFPNDRHGRIDVDYSADGDSWTLTVRDDGVGIPDEPNDARPGLGSGIVQALASQLGAVIDIADARPGVRVSIVCSPPQLRIQPHVS from the coding sequence ATGACGACGACATCGCTCGCTCCGCCGTCCGACATCGCCCTGAATCTGGCGCTCTCGCTGATCTCCGCCTCGGTTGCGCCGGCGCTGCTGCTGGACGGCGCTCTGTCGATCGTGGCCGCCAGCCAGAGCTTTACAGACGCATTCGACGTCGCACCTGAGGACATTCCTGGCGCGCAGCTGGCTGACCTGGGCGGGGGCGAATGGAATGTGCCCCAACTCCGGTCGTTGTTGAAGGCGACGGCCCGCGGCCAGGCCTCAATCCGCGCTTGCGAGATGGACCTGAAAACGAGCGACGGAACGCGCCATTTGATCCTGGACATTCAGCGGCTCGATCACCGGAACGGCGACGGCGTCCGATTGCTTCTGTCCATTCAGGACGTCACCGAAGCGCGCGCGAAGGCGCGGCAGACCGACGAACTGATCCAGGAAAAGGCCATGCTGGTGCAGGAAGTCCAGCACCGGACGGCCAACAGTCTGCAGATCATCGCCAGCGTCCTGCTGCAGGGCATGCGACAGGTCGGCGAAGGCGGGAGCTGTGCCCATCATCACGGCTGTGCGCATCTCCGCGATGCCCATCATCGGATCATGTCGGTCGCCGCCGTCCAGCACCAGCTCGCCCGCTCGGAACTCGGCGATGTCGAACTGCGCGGCTATCTCACCGACCTGTGTCGCAGCATCGGCGACTCGATGATTCGCGATGACACCCGGATCAGTGTGAATGTCACCGTCGACGACAGCATCGGCACATCGGGCACGTCCGTCAGCCTGGGCCTGATCGTCACCGAACTGGTGATCAACGCCCTCAAGCATGCGTTTCCCAACGACCGACATGGCCGGATCGACGTCGATTACAGCGCCGACGGCGACAGCTGGACCCTGACGGTCCGCGACGACGGCGTGGGCATACCGGACGAACCGAACGACGCCAGGCCGGGGCTCGGCTCGGGCATCGTCCAGGCGCTCGCCAGTCAGCTCGGCGCTGTGATCGACATCGCGGACGCCAGACCCGGCGTGCGGGTTTCGATCGTGTGCAGTCCTCCGCAGCTCCGAATCCAGCCACATGTGTCCTGA
- a CDS encoding L-lactate dehydrogenase: MCPDLTAPAHDRIAIVGAGHVGATAAYALMLRALFREIVLIDTNRPLAEAEAADIADANALARPTRVWAGDYADAASAAIAVITAGGLTHGAQTRLSVATESAAIVSDCVDRLMAAGFHGVIVVSSNPVDLMTLVAARRSGLAPTQVIGTGTLLDTSRLKQTLSEVLKVSPSSVETFVLGEHGDSEVVAFSTARIGGQTLAPFRAGSNALDQTAIARQVRVAGYEIVKGKGYTSWGVATAIVRICEAMIRDERAVLPVSTLLTGQYGLSDVCLSLPCVLGADGVERILAPDLDPDETAALVASARILRTAFATLPTDTVRPTRPSCSQAPD, from the coding sequence ATGTGTCCTGACCTGACGGCCCCCGCCCACGACCGCATCGCCATTGTGGGCGCAGGCCATGTCGGAGCGACCGCGGCCTATGCGCTCATGCTCCGCGCACTCTTCAGGGAGATCGTCCTGATCGACACCAATCGCCCCCTGGCAGAGGCCGAGGCCGCGGACATCGCTGACGCCAACGCCCTCGCGCGACCCACCCGCGTTTGGGCGGGCGACTATGCCGATGCGGCGAGCGCGGCCATTGCCGTCATCACTGCCGGTGGTCTGACACACGGGGCGCAGACCCGCCTGTCAGTGGCGACCGAAAGCGCGGCGATCGTGTCAGATTGCGTGGACCGGTTGATGGCGGCCGGCTTCCATGGCGTGATCGTGGTGTCGTCCAACCCCGTCGATCTGATGACGCTCGTGGCCGCGCGCCGATCCGGCCTTGCGCCGACGCAGGTTATCGGCACGGGCACTCTGCTCGACACCAGCCGCCTGAAACAGACCTTGTCCGAGGTCTTGAAGGTCTCTCCGTCATCCGTGGAAACCTTCGTGCTGGGAGAACACGGGGACAGCGAGGTCGTGGCCTTTTCCACGGCCCGAATCGGCGGTCAGACGCTCGCGCCGTTCCGCGCCGGTTCCAATGCGCTGGACCAGACCGCGATCGCGCGCCAGGTCCGGGTCGCTGGCTATGAAATCGTCAAGGGCAAGGGCTACACCTCCTGGGGCGTTGCGACCGCGATCGTGCGGATCTGCGAGGCCATGATTCGCGACGAGCGGGCCGTCCTCCCGGTCTCGACCCTGCTGACCGGGCAATACGGGCTGTCAGATGTTTGCCTGAGCCTGCCCTGTGTTCTGGGCGCAGACGGCGTGGAGAGGATTCTGGCTCCCGACCTCGATCCGGATGAGACGGCCGCCTTGGTGGCGTCGGCCAGAATCCTCAGGACGGCATTCGCCACCCTGCCGACCGACACCGTTCGCCCCACGCGACCGTCCTGCTCGCAAGCGCCCGATTGA